In one window of Pseudodesulfovibrio sediminis DNA:
- a CDS encoding multiheme c-type cytochrome, translating to MYRKLTLILFTALALTTFLAMSASAQNFPKQRELRMDRAIPPQGKACIECHKQETPGIFADWAMSRHASAGITCLDCHQAQPGDKDISVDHEQYYSKGNMPMGEKQYFVPIASPVTPKDCSRCHPDEAKSYAKSKHANTIEIMWKLDPWLNKGMNSDNERKTGCFYCHGTVLEMKDGKLDPATWPNVGVGRVNLDDSLGSCTSCHTRHRFSVMEARKPETCGQCHLGPDHPQIEIFTESKHGDIYNAFKHEYNFDSAPGAWTPGVDYRAPTCASCHMSGSGNQPTTHDVTERLSWETQAPLTVRPQDFKPFPSGTEWSVERDKMKDICRQCHGKVWVDDFYTQLDTSVEEYNEVYFKPAKQMLGELYEKGLLDKTTYFDEGLEVEFYELWHHEGRRARMGTAMMAPDYAWWHGFYECKNRFNKFMEEARHLIETNTKAYKYPDFPNTGGDTKRPEKIFGKK from the coding sequence ATGTATCGTAAATTGACTCTCATCCTGTTCACGGCACTTGCTCTCACCACATTCCTTGCGATGTCGGCCAGTGCACAGAACTTCCCCAAACAACGAGAACTTCGCATGGACCGCGCCATCCCGCCCCAGGGCAAGGCCTGCATAGAATGTCACAAACAGGAAACCCCAGGTATTTTTGCTGACTGGGCAATGAGCCGCCACGCATCCGCGGGCATCACCTGCCTCGACTGTCACCAGGCCCAGCCCGGCGACAAGGACATCAGCGTCGACCATGAACAATACTACTCCAAGGGCAACATGCCCATGGGTGAAAAACAGTACTTCGTCCCCATAGCCTCTCCGGTCACTCCCAAGGATTGCTCCCGCTGCCATCCCGACGAAGCAAAGTCGTATGCAAAGAGCAAGCACGCCAACACCATCGAGATCATGTGGAAGCTCGATCCGTGGCTGAACAAGGGCATGAACTCCGACAATGAGCGCAAGACCGGCTGTTTCTACTGTCACGGTACGGTTCTGGAGATGAAAGACGGCAAGCTCGATCCGGCCACATGGCCCAATGTCGGTGTTGGCCGCGTCAACCTTGATGACTCATTGGGCAGCTGTACCAGTTGTCACACCCGTCACCGCTTCTCCGTCATGGAAGCACGCAAGCCCGAGACCTGCGGCCAGTGCCACCTTGGTCCTGACCACCCGCAAATCGAGATCTTCACCGAATCCAAACACGGCGACATCTACAACGCCTTCAAGCATGAGTACAACTTCGACTCCGCCCCTGGCGCGTGGACTCCCGGCGTGGACTATCGCGCACCGACCTGCGCCTCCTGCCACATGTCCGGTTCAGGCAATCAGCCCACCACCCATGACGTGACCGAACGTCTATCCTGGGAAACCCAGGCACCGCTCACGGTCCGGCCGCAGGACTTCAAGCCCTTCCCGTCAGGAACTGAGTGGAGCGTTGAACGCGACAAGATGAAAGACATCTGCCGCCAGTGCCATGGCAAGGTTTGGGTCGATGACTTCTATACCCAGCTCGACACCTCTGTCGAAGAGTATAACGAAGTCTACTTCAAGCCGGCCAAGCAGATGCTCGGCGAGCTGTATGAAAAGGGTCTGCTCGACAAGACAACCTACTTTGACGAAGGGCTGGAAGTCGAGTTCTACGAACTATGGCACCACGAAGGACGCCGCGCCCGCATGGGTACGGCCATGATGGCTCCCGACTACGCATGGTGGCATGGATTCTACGAATGCAAGAACCGTTTCAACAAGTTTATGGAAGAAGCACGGCATCTTATCGAGACCAACACAAAGGCTTACAAGTATCCCGATTTCCCCAATACGGGCGGCGATACGAAACGGCCTGAAAAAATCTTCGGCAAGAAGTAG
- a CDS encoding NapC/NirT family cytochrome c produces the protein MKRKTKSILLVLCGIVIAFPLFSMTYYTMVRTSTPEFCGSCHEIRPAVMAWKMSSHVNNGQGFVADCMDCHLPAPHDTFDFFFAKSAHGLKDVVSHFTGGAEAYDRTIMKERIWVSMKNDQCLKCHRNILHMPDKRGAMLAHRRVLFNQGGDEYRCTDCHRHLVHNDRQTFDYKQYKAPYRANGLRNLGI, from the coding sequence ATGAAGCGAAAAACCAAGTCTATCTTATTGGTTTTATGCGGCATCGTGATCGCGTTTCCGCTCTTCAGCATGACCTATTACACCATGGTCAGGACTTCGACCCCGGAGTTCTGCGGCTCCTGTCATGAAATCAGGCCGGCAGTCATGGCGTGGAAGATGTCATCGCACGTCAACAACGGGCAAGGGTTTGTGGCTGACTGTATGGACTGCCATCTGCCCGCTCCCCATGACACGTTTGACTTCTTCTTTGCCAAGTCCGCACACGGGCTCAAGGATGTCGTCTCTCACTTCACCGGGGGAGCCGAAGCGTATGATCGTACGATCATGAAAGAACGCATCTGGGTATCAATGAAGAACGACCAGTGCTTGAAATGTCACCGCAACATCCTGCATATGCCGGACAAACGCGGGGCCATGCTTGCGCACCGAAGAGTGCTCTTCAACCAGGGTGGCGATGAATATCGCTGCACAGATTGTCACAGACATCTTGTTCACAATGACAGACAGACATTTGATTACAAGCAGTACAAGGCTCCCTATCGGGCCAACGGACTGCGCAATCTGGGTATCTAG
- a CDS encoding FAD-dependent oxidoreductase: MAPHFKRDKDDDWFLPKDVQDQLTKTFKDLKDDVILEVFTQPGVNDEFSDYTVKFCTDLARLTDKITVREFAIPSARADELGVTASPTLCINPDEYHIRFLGAPLGEEGKAFITAIMLVSLKMSALSETSAPIIEALHDKRLIQVFVSPTCPYCPGQAMNAIKCAIAKPDLVTAECIEMNENPELTEHYNVGSVPHTVINEGAHEALGLLPEERFAVELVYLKSAEELLKEGALPGQEGDKAPKGFGTIEPGEVDLVIIGAGPAGLTAGIYAVRAGLKAVVLEKSIIGGQVALTPVVENYPGFATVPGKQLMDIMSEHAREYVPVHEGEGVESIEMGDIENDETITVTTTRGVYSTKAIILVTGASYRKLGAKGEDTYFGRGINYCASCDGYLYKGKSVAIIGGGNTALTDALHLKNLGVEVTLIHRRDTFRAQQPLVDSVEREGIAVLWDTVVDEIQGNDQRVTNLKIRNLKTKAVTDLPVDGAFVAIGQEPATELALSMGVELKPDGFVKVGPDMRTNVPRVYAAGDLVGGLQQIVTAIGEGSIAAMSAFEDIAHPYWK; the protein is encoded by the coding sequence ATGGCACCCCATTTCAAGCGCGATAAAGACGATGACTGGTTCCTGCCCAAGGACGTTCAGGACCAACTCACCAAAACCTTCAAGGACCTCAAGGATGACGTGATACTTGAGGTCTTTACCCAGCCCGGAGTCAACGACGAATTTTCCGACTATACGGTCAAGTTCTGTACTGATCTGGCCCGACTGACAGACAAGATCACTGTGCGCGAGTTTGCAATCCCCTCGGCCAGAGCCGACGAGCTCGGGGTCACGGCCTCGCCGACCCTGTGCATCAACCCGGATGAATACCACATCCGCTTCCTTGGCGCGCCCCTTGGCGAGGAAGGCAAGGCGTTCATTACCGCCATCATGCTCGTCTCTCTCAAGATGAGCGCATTGTCCGAGACCTCTGCCCCCATCATCGAGGCACTACACGACAAACGACTGATTCAGGTATTTGTCTCGCCCACGTGCCCATACTGCCCCGGGCAAGCGATGAACGCCATCAAATGCGCCATTGCCAAGCCTGATCTGGTTACGGCCGAATGCATCGAAATGAACGAAAACCCCGAACTCACGGAGCACTATAACGTCGGCAGCGTTCCGCACACCGTTATCAACGAAGGCGCGCACGAGGCCCTCGGCCTCCTGCCCGAAGAGCGCTTCGCGGTGGAGCTGGTGTATCTCAAATCCGCCGAGGAGCTGCTCAAGGAAGGTGCTCTGCCCGGTCAGGAAGGAGACAAAGCCCCCAAGGGGTTCGGCACCATCGAACCCGGCGAAGTGGACCTGGTCATCATCGGCGCAGGCCCGGCCGGTCTGACAGCCGGTATCTATGCCGTTCGCGCCGGTCTCAAGGCCGTGGTGCTGGAAAAAAGCATTATCGGCGGCCAGGTGGCACTCACCCCCGTTGTGGAGAACTACCCCGGTTTTGCCACCGTACCGGGCAAGCAGCTCATGGACATCATGAGCGAGCACGCCCGCGAATACGTCCCTGTCCATGAAGGCGAGGGGGTGGAGTCCATTGAGATGGGCGACATCGAAAACGATGAAACCATCACCGTGACCACCACGCGCGGCGTCTACTCCACAAAAGCGATCATCCTTGTCACCGGGGCCAGTTACCGCAAGCTCGGTGCCAAGGGCGAAGACACCTATTTCGGACGCGGCATCAACTACTGCGCTTCCTGTGACGGCTACCTGTATAAAGGCAAATCCGTGGCCATCATCGGCGGCGGCAATACCGCCCTGACCGACGCCCTCCACCTCAAGAACCTTGGCGTGGAGGTGACGCTCATCCACCGCCGCGACACCTTCCGCGCCCAGCAGCCGCTTGTGGACTCGGTCGAGCGCGAAGGCATCGCGGTCCTCTGGGACACGGTGGTCGATGAAATACAGGGCAATGACCAGCGCGTGACCAATCTCAAAATACGCAACCTCAAGACCAAAGCTGTCACCGACCTGCCAGTGGACGGTGCGTTCGTGGCCATCGGCCAGGAACCTGCCACGGAGCTGGCCCTCTCCATGGGCGTGGAACTCAAGCCCGACGGCTTCGTCAAGGTCGGCCCGGACATGCGGACCAACGTTCCCCGCGTCTACGCCGCTGGCGACCTTGTCGGCGGCCTGCAACAGATCGTCACCGCCATAGGTGAAGGCTCCATAGCGGCCATGTCCGCCTTCGAAGATATCGCACATCCTTATTGGAAATAA
- a CDS encoding sensor histidine kinase: MHKTGIGLTTHFASPERDTRETIEKLVMQLREEPTLGWFNALPMSMAIINEHRQIIHCNTEFKDLAQKEDVMDIIGLRPGEALNCINARAVKAGCGCSNFCNVCGAAQAIIKSLNGHADCQECRLVRLENGTEVPLDLQVFTQPMQFNGHPLILVFIMDISHELRLRYLNRTFHHSLINGVGGIATLTEIIESDPVDSDLFPLLIESSQRTLRDVLYHRDVEAAEHNRLTAKMETIEAEPYFKQIAMDECIQRNTQDSCVDISVTTKTIISDKRLLGHVVHNMLSNALEAWHEKTGTITLSCSDSTDGRTVITVTNPGVIPENIQKQMFKRYVSTKSRDRGLGTYVMKLLTTGYLGGEIAFTSENNVTSFTVTLPAASAERSA; encoded by the coding sequence ATGCACAAAACAGGAATCGGCCTTACAACCCATTTTGCCTCGCCGGAAAGAGACACCAGGGAAACCATTGAAAAACTCGTAATGCAATTGCGGGAGGAACCCACACTGGGCTGGTTCAACGCGCTTCCCATGAGCATGGCCATTATCAATGAGCACCGCCAGATAATCCACTGCAACACAGAGTTCAAGGACCTTGCCCAAAAAGAGGACGTCATGGACATAATCGGACTGCGGCCAGGAGAAGCACTGAACTGTATCAATGCCAGAGCAGTCAAGGCGGGCTGCGGCTGTTCAAATTTCTGTAATGTCTGCGGTGCGGCCCAGGCTATCATCAAGAGTCTCAACGGCCATGCCGACTGTCAGGAATGCCGCCTTGTGCGTCTGGAAAATGGAACTGAAGTCCCTCTGGATTTACAGGTATTTACACAACCCATGCAATTCAATGGGCACCCCCTCATACTGGTCTTCATCATGGACATCAGTCATGAGCTCAGGCTGCGCTATCTCAACAGGACGTTTCATCATAGTCTCATAAACGGCGTTGGGGGCATTGCCACCCTGACGGAAATTATCGAATCCGATCCTGTGGATTCCGACCTCTTTCCCTTGCTCATCGAGTCTTCCCAGCGCACCTTGCGCGACGTGCTCTACCACCGGGATGTAGAAGCTGCCGAACATAATCGACTGACAGCCAAAATGGAAACCATCGAGGCCGAACCGTATTTCAAACAGATAGCCATGGATGAGTGCATTCAACGCAACACCCAGGACAGCTGTGTCGATATTTCCGTCACCACAAAAACCATCATCTCAGACAAACGCCTTCTGGGCCATGTCGTGCACAACATGCTGAGCAACGCCCTGGAAGCCTGGCACGAGAAAACAGGCACGATCACGCTTTCCTGCTCTGATTCAACCGATGGCAGAACTGTTATCACCGTGACCAACCCCGGCGTCATACCGGAAAACATCCAGAAGCAGATGTTCAAGCGATACGTCTCCACAAAGTCGAGAGATCGCGGTCTTGGAACCTACGTCATGAAGCTTCTTACGACAGGATACCTGGGTGGCGAAATCGCCTTTACTTCTGAAAACAATGTAACGTCTTTCACGGTTACGCTTCCCGCCGCATCTGCGGAAAGGTCTGCATAG
- a CDS encoding diguanylate cyclase, protein MTLPDLKKELEIARTRLAKLETENEVAECAMDMTLEKLIFENIPGGMAVIGLDGSILVPNSEASQIIGYTTEEIVKLNASSIICNRQDLLTLLKQLKQGKIISGYPLMLRCKDNSTIWTSFSAKPIEYGGSKAALITFTDITKHKQALKELELDEIRFEMLYTISGMIHKPEKDILNFALDAIVKVTDSEFGYIFHLNEDETELSLHAWSTDALRQCKIKSMPRVFKIEDTGLWGNAVRQRKPIITNDYMACPNKRGHPEGHVPIIRHMNIPVFEGKRITFVAGVGNKDTEYTKEDIRQLDLVMDGTTSVLHRKRAITAMEKAHDRLEERVQDRTAKLQKANEDFARLTTKLIKQDKERELAKKTLIRYERIISSSPDLISLIDQEHRFVMVNDAYEKAFGIKQEAIIGHSIHGILEDTVLDERLHKNVDKTFNGEVIKVETWVNFPTLGKRFMAVFYHPVSIEEGIIEFVSIEARDMTDLKTKEEALREAAERLDLATDAGNIGIWEWDLLDDDTIWDNKMHELYKVTPGEFDSIYDAWRTRLHEEDLPEIERELADCIAEKKRFDTEFRIVWPDGSVRFIRAAASLRINEDGVPFSMTGVNWDVTDRRTMEIELRRLASTDPLTGASNRRHFMDRLQAEFERCKRYSTPMVLLSIDIDHFKKINDSFGHPDGDEVLKDLVQRCKATLRTTDVFGRVGGEEFLAALTQTSNIAGERTAERLRSIIESNPVSVHGNQIPYTISIGLTGILDEDSSIEPLLKRADEALYKAKNNGRNRVEKH, encoded by the coding sequence GTGACTTTACCCGATCTGAAAAAAGAACTTGAAATCGCCCGGACGCGATTGGCAAAGCTGGAAACGGAAAATGAAGTGGCCGAATGTGCCATGGACATGACCCTTGAAAAGCTCATTTTCGAAAACATTCCAGGCGGAATGGCCGTCATCGGTCTTGATGGCAGCATTCTGGTGCCCAACAGTGAAGCCTCCCAGATCATCGGGTATACCACAGAGGAAATAGTCAAGCTCAACGCATCCAGTATCATCTGCAACAGACAGGACCTCCTCACCCTGCTGAAACAACTCAAACAAGGAAAAATAATCTCCGGATATCCGCTCATGTTACGGTGCAAGGACAACTCGACCATATGGACCAGTTTCAGCGCCAAACCCATTGAGTACGGCGGATCAAAAGCAGCGCTGATCACATTCACGGACATCACCAAGCACAAGCAGGCACTCAAAGAACTGGAACTGGACGAGATTCGTTTCGAGATGCTCTACACCATTTCGGGCATGATCCATAAGCCTGAAAAGGATATCCTGAATTTCGCACTGGACGCCATCGTCAAAGTGACTGACAGCGAATTCGGCTACATCTTCCACCTGAACGAAGATGAAACTGAACTGTCTCTGCACGCCTGGTCCACAGATGCACTGAGGCAATGCAAAATAAAATCAATGCCTCGTGTGTTCAAAATCGAGGACACAGGACTTTGGGGCAATGCTGTCAGACAAAGAAAACCGATCATAACCAATGATTATATGGCGTGTCCGAACAAGAGAGGCCACCCAGAAGGCCATGTCCCGATCATCAGGCATATGAATATTCCCGTATTCGAGGGGAAACGCATCACCTTTGTGGCCGGCGTGGGCAACAAGGACACGGAATACACCAAAGAGGATATCCGCCAACTTGATCTGGTCATGGATGGCACCACAAGCGTTCTGCACAGAAAGCGGGCCATCACAGCCATGGAAAAGGCGCACGACCGGCTGGAAGAACGAGTCCAGGACAGAACAGCCAAGCTGCAAAAAGCCAACGAGGATTTTGCGCGCCTGACAACCAAACTGATCAAGCAGGACAAAGAGCGTGAGCTGGCCAAAAAAACACTGATCCGTTACGAACGTATCATCTCTTCATCGCCGGACCTCATTTCCCTGATTGATCAGGAGCATCGGTTCGTCATGGTCAACGACGCCTACGAAAAAGCCTTTGGGATCAAACAGGAAGCGATCATCGGGCACTCTATTCACGGCATACTTGAGGACACTGTCCTTGATGAACGATTACATAAAAACGTGGACAAGACGTTCAACGGTGAAGTCATCAAAGTGGAAACATGGGTGAACTTCCCCACACTGGGCAAACGGTTCATGGCCGTGTTTTACCATCCGGTTTCCATTGAGGAAGGGATAATAGAATTCGTCTCTATCGAAGCCCGGGACATGACAGATCTCAAGACCAAGGAGGAAGCGCTTCGGGAGGCGGCAGAGAGACTCGACCTCGCAACCGATGCAGGCAACATAGGCATCTGGGAATGGGACCTGTTGGACGACGACACGATATGGGATAACAAAATGCATGAACTCTACAAGGTCACCCCCGGCGAGTTCGATTCCATTTATGATGCCTGGAGAACACGGCTCCACGAGGAGGACCTCCCCGAAATCGAGCGCGAGCTGGCCGATTGCATTGCAGAAAAGAAACGGTTCGACACCGAATTCAGGATCGTCTGGCCCGACGGCTCCGTTCGTTTCATCCGCGCTGCGGCGTCGCTACGAATCAACGAAGATGGCGTTCCTTTTTCCATGACCGGCGTCAACTGGGATGTCACGGATCGCCGCACCATGGAAATAGAACTGCGCCGACTCGCCTCCACCGATCCCCTGACCGGCGCCAGCAACCGCCGTCATTTCATGGACCGTCTTCAGGCGGAATTTGAACGGTGCAAGCGGTACTCCACCCCCATGGTTCTGCTCTCCATCGACATCGATCATTTCAAAAAAATCAACGACAGCTTCGGTCACCCGGATGGAGATGAAGTTCTCAAGGATCTCGTTCAACGGTGCAAGGCCACTCTGCGTACCACAGATGTTTTCGGCCGTGTGGGCGGTGAAGAGTTTCTGGCCGCGCTCACCCAGACCAGCAACATCGCGGGAGAACGCACGGCAGAAAGGCTCCGCTCCATCATCGAATCCAATCCGGTTTCCGTGCATGGCAATCAGATTCCCTACACCATCAGTATCGGCCTGACCGGCATACTCGATGAAGACAGCTCCATCGAACCGCTTCTCAAACGCGCGGACGAAGCACTCTACAAAGCGAAAAACAATGGACGCAACAGGGTCGAAAAACACTGA